From the Thermanaerothrix sp. genome, the window GGAGACCGGTTACGGCTACATAAAGATGGGAAGGCCGTTGGAGGGCCTTTCGGCGAGATTTGTGGAGCGCTTTGAGGAGAAGCCCAATTTGGACAGGGCCAGGGCGTTCCTGGAGGAAGGCGGGTACCTTTGGAACAGCGGCATGTTCTGCTTCACCTTTGGGGCTTTCATGGAGGAGCTCAAAGGGGCCGCGCCGGTCCTTTGGAAGCTTGCTGCGGAGGGGCTTGAGGGGCTCTTTAAGGCCTATTGGGATGTGGAGCCCCTGTCCTTTGACAAGGGTTTGCTTGAGAGGTCCCAAAGGGTGGCGGTGGTGCCCCTTAAAGCTAGGTGGTCCGACGTGGGCAGCTGGGACTCGGTGTACCACGTGACGGCCAAGGACCCGGAGGGCAACGCCGCCCGGGGGGCCGCCCGTTTCGAGGAGTGCCGGGGGTGCCTTGCGGTTTCCTCCACCAGGAGGCTGGTGCTAATGGGGCTTGAGGACGTCATGGTGGTGGACGGGGATGACGCGGTGCTGGTGATCCGCCGGGGGCTCTCCCAGAAGGTCCGGCAGATGGCGGAGGAGTGATGTCATGGCCCGCGGCGCCCAAGGGGGCATGCCCGCTCCCTCAGTGGCACAAAGGTTTAAACTGGCAAAGATAAAAAATATAAAGCCCCGGCTGTCCGCCGGGGCTTTGGCTTAACGGCCTTCAGGCCTGGCCTTATTGGACTACCGGCGCTCCATGTCCTCCAGCTCCCTTAAGCGCCGGTCGAAGAGGTCTATGGCGTCCTCTATGGGCTTGGGCGAGCCCATGTCCACCCCCGCCTCCCTGAGGAGCTCCATGGGGTGCTTGGAGCCCCCCTTCTTCAGCATCTCAAGGTACTTCTCCCTGGCGGCAGGGTCCCCGGACAGCACGGCGCGGCTTAGGGATATGGCGGCGGATATGCCCGTGGCGTACTGGAACACGTAGAAGGGGCTGTAGAAGTGGGGGATCCTGGCCCACTCCATCAGTAGCTTGGGCTCCACGTGGAAGGACCCGCCGTGGTAGTCCCGGTTCAGCTTCTCCCACAGCTCCTTCAGCTCCTTGGCCGTCACGGGCTCCCCTTCCCCGTAGCGGCGGTGCACCTCCCGCTCAAAGGAGGCGAACATGGCCTGTCTGTAGAGGGTGCCCCTTATCTGGTCCAACTGGTAGTTTATGAGGTAGCGCTTTTCGTTGGGGTCCTTGGCGTTCTTTATGAGGTGGTCCAGCAGGAGCATCTCGTTGAACGTGGAGGCCACCTCCGCCACGAATATGCTGTAGTCGCTGGTGGGGTAGGGCTGGTGCAGGTTGCTGTAGTAGGTGTGCATGGAGTGCCCCAGCTCGTGGGCCAGGGTGAACACGTCGTTTAGGGTGCCGTTGTAGTTCATGAGTATGTACGGGTGGGTTCCGTAGCTCCCCCAGGAGTAGGCCCCTCCCCGCTTGCCCTTGTTCTCCATCACGTCTATCCAGCCCTTTTCCATGCCCTCCCGGGCGGTCTTGACGTAATCCTCTCCCAGGGGTTTTAAGGCCTTAAGCACCATGGCCTTGGCCTCCTCCCAGGGGATGTCCGTCTTGGGCTCCTCAGCCAGGGGCACGTACAGGTCGTAGGGCTCCACCTTTTCAAGGCCCAGGGCCTTGGCTCGGAACTTGACGTACCGGTGCAGGGGCTCAAGGCGGGACTCCACGGTCTTCACCAGGTTGTGGTAGACCTCCTCCGGTATGGCGTCGTCGTCCAGCGCCATTGCGAGCACCGAAGGGTACTTGCGGGCCTTGGCCAGGAAGAGGCTTCCCTTAAGCATCCCGCCGAAGGTGGCGCCCAAGGTGTTGGGGAACCGGCCGTAGGCGTCGTAGAGGCTGTCGTAGGCCTCCTTCCGCACCCGGCGGTCCTTGCTCCTCACGAACCGGTAGTACCGCTCCTCGGACATGTCCGTCTGGTTCCCGCTCTCGTCCCTTATGGGGGAGAAGGTCATGTCCGCGTTGGTTAGCATGGAGAAGGCCTGCTCCGGGGCCTCCAGGGCCTCTCCCGCCAGGGCCAGCATCTCCTCCTCCCGCTGGGAGAGCACGTGGGACCGTTTACGGGCTATCTCGGACAGGAAGAACCGGTGGTCCCGCAGTGACGGGTGCTCCATGAACTGGGCCAACTTCTTGGGGTCCATCTGGGTTATCTCCGGCACTATGAAGCTGCACCGGGTCTCAAGCTCGGTGGAGAGGGACGACGCCCTGTCCGCCAGGGCCTGCCGCTTGGGGTCCGAGGTGTCCTCGTGGCTTCTCATCACCGCGTAGGCGTAGAGCTTGCCCATGGTTATGGAGAGCTGGTCCCGGAGCTTGAGGCACTCCGCCAGCTCCTCCGCTGAGGACGCAAGACGCCCCCTGAATCGGTCCACCTCCCCCATTCGGCCCTTCAAGGCCTTGAAGTCCGCCTCGAAGGCCCCTTCGTCGGGGTATATGTCCTCCAACCTCCACTTGAACTCCGCCGGCACGTCCTTCCTCTCCGGAAGGCTCCCCGCCGCGGCGGAGGTGGAGAGGGCGGCCAGCAGCGCCGCCGTGATGACCATGGTCTTCGCGCTCATGACGAACATCTCCCTCCCATTGGGTGAACGTCTTAAGGCTTAAAAGCCCCTTATTCCCGGTTCAGTATGCCAAGTAAAGCCTTGCTAGACAACCCCCGTTCCATCCGCTTTGGCGGCAGATCTTGAAGCTTGCGCTGCA encodes:
- a CDS encoding sugar phosphate nucleotidyltransferase, coding for MKTYGVLLAGGGGVRLWPLSRGDSPKQFMPLGDGPSLLSDAFRRALGRVHPSRMAAVTSKGLGHKVRSHLSTAPGGELCSVVEEPCRRNTLPAVLAGVLALRDKGARDGDVVFVFPCDHVVEDPLALMDAMDQAAEAALEGYLVTFGVEPRYPETGYGYIKMGRPLEGLSARFVERFEEKPNLDRARAFLEEGGYLWNSGMFCFTFGAFMEELKGAAPVLWKLAAEGLEGLFKAYWDVEPLSFDKGLLERSQRVAVVPLKARWSDVGSWDSVYHVTAKDPEGNAARGAARFEECRGCLAVSSTRRLVLMGLEDVMVVDGDDAVLVIRRGLSQKVRQMAEE
- the pepF gene encoding oligoendopeptidase F, with the protein product MSAKTMVITAALLAALSTSAAAGSLPERKDVPAEFKWRLEDIYPDEGAFEADFKALKGRMGEVDRFRGRLASSAEELAECLKLRDQLSITMGKLYAYAVMRSHEDTSDPKRQALADRASSLSTELETRCSFIVPEITQMDPKKLAQFMEHPSLRDHRFFLSEIARKRSHVLSQREEEMLALAGEALEAPEQAFSMLTNADMTFSPIRDESGNQTDMSEERYYRFVRSKDRRVRKEAYDSLYDAYGRFPNTLGATFGGMLKGSLFLAKARKYPSVLAMALDDDAIPEEVYHNLVKTVESRLEPLHRYVKFRAKALGLEKVEPYDLYVPLAEEPKTDIPWEEAKAMVLKALKPLGEDYVKTAREGMEKGWIDVMENKGKRGGAYSWGSYGTHPYILMNYNGTLNDVFTLAHELGHSMHTYYSNLHQPYPTSDYSIFVAEVASTFNEMLLLDHLIKNAKDPNEKRYLINYQLDQIRGTLYRQAMFASFEREVHRRYGEGEPVTAKELKELWEKLNRDYHGGSFHVEPKLLMEWARIPHFYSPFYVFQYATGISAAISLSRAVLSGDPAAREKYLEMLKKGGSKHPMELLREAGVDMGSPKPIEDAIDLFDRRLRELEDMERR